GCTGGAGAAGTCACCCGTGATCACGTCGCCCACAAAGGCTCCTGTGTCGGTCACGACGCTGACGGAGGGGCGCACGTACTCACCGTAGGCGTCCCGCGTGGCGGACGCGATGTCGCCTGCGGTGCCGGTGATCGCGTCACCCGTGTTCGAGATGGCTTGGCCGACTGAGGAGCGCTTGACGTCGGTCCACCAACCGTGCAGTCGCGGGGCTTCGCCTTCGAGGGTTGCGATGGTAATCATGAGGGGTTCCATTCGGCTAGGATCAGCTCCTCAGCGTAAGGAACGCGAGAACCCATTGTGTTTTGGGGGTACGTCACGTCCATGCGTGTCCACCCGCTTTTTGGGAAGTGTACGTCCGCGACGACGTGATGCACAACAGACCTGTGGAAGTTTCGCAGCGCCACGAAGCGGAAAGGGTAGCCGCGTAGCGCAGCCCAGGCACCTACGCAGATGGCTTTGTCGTCGCAGTCGCCATGCAGGCTATCGTGGTCGAGCGTCTTGGAAGGCCTCTGCACCCACTCCTGGTCGACAGGGTCCTCGCGGTAGGGAATCTCACGCATGAAGACGAACAGATCCTCGGGACCCTTGTCGATGTGTGGGAGCATGTCGTGCGCATACGTCACGGCTAGGCGCAGCATTTCGGCGCCTGTCTGCTCCAGTGAATCGAGAGGTCGGACGGTCAACATATCGGGACCTTAACAACTACGTCGCGTGGTGGCAACGGTACCAATGAATTTTATGGAGTCGCAAAAGCTCAAAAAACTAAAATCGGATAATCCTACTATTCCGGTAGGCTTACATTCCTTTCCAATTTTCGCGATTTGCCTCGCGTGTACGCGCACGTGCGCACCCGGACTAGATGTCATCTCAATTTTTAATAAAATCGTGAAAAAACCCCTTGAATCCCTGGTGAGATATTTCGATGATATGGGGAGTCGACAGAACGGTCGGCAAAAACCGCTAATCCCAACCCTGGAGAATCACTCCCATGACAGCTGCAATCCAGTCCAAGATGATCTGTGACCTCGTCGCACGATTCGGTGTCTCGAAGTTGCGCTTCCAGGCGCACGGGCAGGCTGAGTTCAGCCCGCTGCCCAAGCTCCCTGCCTACAAGTCCACACCGAATGTGGTCAC
The Parcubacteria group bacterium genome window above contains:
- a CDS encoding transglutaminase domain-containing protein; amino-acid sequence: MLRLAVTYAHDMLPHIDKGPEDLFVFMREIPYREDPVDQEWVQRPSKTLDHDSLHGDCDDKAICVGAWAALRGYPFRFVALRNFHRSVVHHVVADVHFPKSGWTRMDVTYPQNTMGSRVPYAEELILAEWNPS